GTCGAAGAATCAGACGGCGCACGGCTTCAATTCTGCGAACGGTTCCAACCGAGCCTATTATTCGTATCAAGGGACGTCGACGGCGAAACCTCAGTACGGAGCCAAGAAAGGAAAGAACGCTACGCCCGACGAATATAAATACGCCGAGGGCGTGCAGTGGAACGAAGACGGCACGGTCAAAATCGACACTAGACAGAACGATTATCATCAATACGCGAAAGCCGGCTATTCGAACGATAACTCGTGGTATAATCAGACCCAGGCGGCCGCGACGTACGCATATCAAAACAACGTCGTGAATATCTCCGAAGAGGAGAAACAGTTCGATATACAGTTTAAAAAATGGGAAGAGGAATTCGAAGCGTGGAAACAGCAAAATATCAATCATCCGGACAAAGTCGCCTATCAAGAATACGAGAAAAAATTTCAAGCGTGTCGCGCTCAACTCATGGAGAGAAAAGAACAGATGAGAGCAAAGAGGATGGCGACCATGATGTCTCAGAAGCCTCCGCTCATCCCCGACCATATGAGAAATTCGACGGCGATACCGTACTATCAATCGAATCAAAATTTCGTATCGAAACAGAGCTCCGTGGGCTCCGTCGACAAAAATTTTCATAGTTACGATTCGAACGCCATGAGAGGAGACAACGTCGACAATTACGTGTCCGATAACACCAACGTCTTCGGCAAACAGGGGATCGGCAAAAGTATTCCCGGATTAGATTTAGTTCCCGAAGAGTATTCTCGGCGAAATAACGTGACTGAAATCGTCGACATCACCGACGACAAACCCGCGTCTTCCAAAAGACCAGATTTGAAAGCGATATCGAAAGGCATCAACAATATCCTCGGTGACCAAAAGCTACTCAACATGCTCTCCATCGTGAGTCAACACAAAAACGATGGAAACAATGCACACAGTAGTAAAAGACCCGGATCCAGGTGGATCGACGACATTTCAAATGCAAATTCTAGTAATTCACAAACCAAGTATTCGAATAACACGACGCAACAGTACAGCTACGGTGATTCTCCCGCACAATCTTATCCGCAGACGTCTTACAGTAATACTAGTCAAATACCGAGTCTTCTCGACCCGCTTCCGTTTCCACCGCCGTTTTTACAAAACAACAACCAAACTTCGGCTCAGCCCGAAGCCGATAAATTCAGCAGTGCGCAGTCTCGTTTACGAGCCAATGACTCTTCTGAAATGGATTACAATGAACCCAGTATGTATCGACATGACGCGTATCGAACGGATCAGCAATACGGAAACCAGGATGAATATTACGAAGAGGCAGATCACGGTTCGTTTAACGTCGATAATGATAGGCCTCCGAACGATATCGGGCCAGCGGCCAGACCGCTTTGGATGGACTATCCAATTTTGGAGCCGGCGACCATAGTAGACTATCAACACGAATCTTTAGGACCGAGTGAGTGCTtttaattatatacgtatatggatGTGCGATAAAACACGTTGCATGTGATTCCAATTCACATttctgatttatattttttaggcaTAGATTTTTTGGAGCCTGTGCAGACATTCGATTATGGACACATGTCTAGTAATAAGGGTATCGCGAAAGATGAcaccaaatccaattcttcttgGTCGGAATACGACAATCATAAGAAGAACGATAGTAAAAACAATGATTTTCAAAATAGAGGGTTGAATGATAACGACAATTTAAACGATAACAGTTATTATAAAACGAAGAATCTTGAAGAGAGATACCGCGATGGTGATAGATCTCGAAGGGCTGACAGAAACTGTGGCCGAAATAGAGACTACGATAAGAGAGATGAACGGAGTCGAAACCGTTACAACGAGGATCGTAATCGGTACAGAGACCGAAGAGATAAATACAATAGGCAAAGTAATTCTAAAGAACGAACGCTCAAAAAACCGGGAGACGCCAAATCACAAAGTCCCAGAGACGATTTTTCAGATAAAAAAGATGATAAAATGTCCAACATGATGGATCTCCAAAATGTAGTTATGATTGACGACATCCTCGAATCGCCCGGAAGAGAAGTGAGGCCGGAAAAAATTGTCATTATTCTGAGGGGTAATTTAATtttgagtgatttttttttgcattttattaatttgtacaaCAATTGAGAATTTGTCGACGATGAAAATTACAGGCTTACCCGGAAGTGGTAAATCGTATTTAGCTAAACTAATAAAAGACAGAGAGATTGAAAATGGCGGTTCGGCACCTCGCATTCTGTCGATGGACGATTACTTTATGTCGGAAACGGAAGTCAGTATAGAAGATCCCGACACCGGTCGTAGAGTatggactgaaattttttaatc
This genomic interval from Arctopsyche grandis isolate Sample6627 chromosome 8, ASM5162203v2, whole genome shotgun sequence contains the following:
- the LOC143915051 gene encoding uncharacterized protein LOC143915051 isoform X1 — its product is MSGVGAGGSSAAASGLGQSLGAAAGNAAAYGGGAPGATATATATATTSAAAASSSSSASASASASATAASMQWPVWNPALMMGSMAGYSAEQWAALQQQNWQQWAQWQEQYARWQMQYGDKYSEQLTTLNNYAVGTQPPLPPANPSEARPPPPPDGPPPQIPKQPDGPDPSKNQTAHGFNSANGSNRAYYSYQGTSTAKPQYGAKKGKNATPDEYKYAEGVQWNEDGTVKIDTRQNDYHQYAKAGYSNDNSWYNQTQAAATYAYQNNVVNISEEEKQFDIQFKKWEEEFEAWKQQNINHPDKVAYQEYEKKFQACRAQLMERKEQMRAKRMATMMSQKPPLIPDHMRNSTAIPYYQSNQNFVSKQSSVGSVDKNFHSYDSNAMRGDNVDNYVSDNTNVFGKQGIGKSIPGLDLVPEEYSRRNNVTEIVDITDDKPASSKRPDLKAISKGINNILGDQKLLNMLSIVSQHKNDGNNAHSSKRPGSRWIDDISNANSSNSQTKYSNNTTQQYSYGDSPAQSYPQTSYSNTSQIPSLLDPLPFPPPFLQNNNQTSAQPEADKFSSAQSRLRANDSSEMDYNEPSMYRHDAYRTDQQYGNQDEYYEEADHGSFNVDNDRPPNDIGPAARPLWMDYPILEPATIVDYQHESLGPSIDFLEPVQTFDYGHMSSNKGIAKDDTKSNSSWSEYDNHKKNDSKNNDFQNRGLNDNDNLNDNSYYKTKNLEERYRDGDRSRRADRNCGRNRDYDKRDERSRNRYNEDRNRYRDRRDKYNRQSNSKERTLKKPGDAKSQSPRDDFSDKKDDKMSNMMDLQNVVMIDDILESPGREVRPEKIVIILRGLPGSGKSYLAKLIKDREIENGGSAPRILSMDDYFMSETEVSIEDPDTGRRSKKREMKYEYDESMEAVYISSLAKAFKRTIADGFFPFVIVDSINDQYDHYAEMDNIAKQYGFKVYICEMDVDVHTCHKRNIHDRKLEDIEMLNSNWSPIPSRFTTLDTTTLLQVAGIDHVQMEDVSDGDIDDQPPEPTPNDEEEVLAPFSSKWDHMDDTDKLARLDGTSKPLRHTTGTMEDFLQLDEWGLGKNAQPGKKTVRWADIEERRQQDKMRAIGFVVGQTDWQRMTDPTQGSSALTQTKYIERIPKY
- the LOC143915051 gene encoding uncharacterized protein LOC143915051 isoform X2 — its product is MSGVGAGGSSAAASGLGQSLGAAAGNAAAYGGGAPGATATATATATTSAAAASSSSSASASASASATAASMQWPVWNPALMMGSMAGYSAEQWAALQQQNWQQWAQWQEQYARWQMQYGDKYSEQLTTLNNYAVGTQPPLPPANPSEARPPPPPDGPPPQIPKQPDGPDPSKNQTAHGFNSANGSNRAYYSYQGTSTAKPQYGAKKGKNATPDEYKYAEGVQWNEDGTVKIDTRQNDYHQYAKAGYSNDNSWYNQTQAAATYAYQNNVVNISEEEKQFDIQFKKWEEEFEAWKQQNINHPDKVAYQEYEKKFQACRAQLMERKEQMRAKRMATMMSQKPPLIPDHMRNSTAIPYYQSNQNFVSKQSSVGSVDKNFHSYDSNAMRGDNVDNYVSDNTNVFGKQGIGKSIPGLDLVPEEYSRRNNVTEIVDITDDKPASSKRPDLKAISKGINNILGDQKLLNMLSIVSQHKNDGNNAHSSKRPGSRWIDDISNANSSNSQTKYSNNTTQQYSYGDSPAQSYPQTSYSNTSQIPSLLDPLPFPPPFLQNNNQTSAQPEADKFSSAQSRLRANDSSEMDYNEPSMYRHDAYRTDQQYGNQDEYYEEADHGSFNVDNDRPPNDIGPAARPLWMDYPILEPATIVDYQHESLGPSIDFLEPVQTFDYGHMSSNKGIAKDDTKSNSSWSEYDNHKKNDSKNNDFQNRGLNDNDNLNDNSYYKTKNLEERYRDGDRSRRADRNCGRNRDYDKRDERSRNRYNEDRNRYRDRRDKYNRQSNSKERTLKKPGDAKSQSPRDDFSDKKDDKMSNMMDLQNVVMIDDILESPGREVRPEKIVIILRGLPGSGKSYLAKLIKDREIENGGSAPRILSMDDYFMSETEVSIEDPDTGRRSKKREMKYEYDESMEAVYISSLAKAFKRTIADGFFPFVIVDSINDQYDHYAEMDNIAKQYGFKVYICEMDVDVHTCHKRNIHDRKLEDIEMLNSNWSPIPSRFTTLDTTTLLQVAGIDHVQMEDVSDGDIDDQPPEPTPNDEEERDSTALANHCDTQQAPWKTSSS